One region of Arcobacter sp. CECT 8983 genomic DNA includes:
- a CDS encoding YitT family protein, which produces MKTIFNKKEFINIFYIILGTLFIALSVVLFFNPHNFTTGGTPGAAILLHKLTGFSIGSMVIAINIPLLIWGIKYFGKMFAVRTIITVFLISIFIDFFSYTLDFDLLISNILVAAIFAGAVIGFGVGFIIKGHASAGGSTIVAKIVSTNSHFKPAQIILFIDALIVISSIYVFKDFEKAVLSIMSIYVTAKAIDIVLTGTLTTKVIHITTSKPQELGKQISQNLKHEGTLIQGDALNKKDDKTLIFMVIDVRRLGALRQIIQQTDEDAFMIVMEASEMLGRGH; this is translated from the coding sequence ATGAAAACTATTTTTAATAAGAAAGAATTTATAAATATTTTTTATATTATTTTAGGAACTCTTTTTATCGCATTATCTGTTGTATTATTTTTTAATCCTCATAACTTCACTACTGGTGGAACCCCTGGTGCTGCAATTTTATTACATAAACTTACTGGTTTTTCTATTGGAAGTATGGTTATTGCTATAAATATCCCTTTGCTTATTTGGGGAATAAAATATTTTGGGAAAATGTTTGCAGTAAGAACAATCATCACTGTTTTTCTTATTTCTATTTTTATTGATTTTTTTTCATATACATTAGATTTTGATTTACTAATTTCAAATATCTTAGTTGCTGCTATTTTTGCAGGAGCAGTTATTGGTTTTGGGGTTGGTTTTATTATAAAAGGACATGCAAGTGCTGGTGGTTCCACTATTGTTGCAAAAATAGTTTCAACAAACTCACATTTTAAACCAGCACAAATTATTTTATTTATTGATGCACTTATTGTAATCTCTTCAATTTATGTATTTAAAGATTTTGAAAAAGCAGTTTTAAGTATTATGAGTATTTATGTAACAGCTAAAGCTATTGATATTGTATTAACAGGAACACTTACAACTAAAGTTATTCATATTACTACTTCAAAACCACAAGAGTTAGGAAAACAAATTAGCCAAAATTTAAAGCATGAAGGTACACTTATTCAAGGGGATGCTTTAAACAAAAAAGATGACAAAACTCTTATTTTTATGGTAATTGATGTTAGAAGATTAGGTGCATTAAGGCAAATTATTCAGCAAACAGATGAAGATGCTTTCATGATTGTTATGGAAGCATCTGAGATGTTAGGACGAGGTCACTAA